The Candidatus Binatia bacterium genome segment GGCGCGGTGCTCGGCGTTTTTCTCGGGTTGGCGATGAACGAAGTTCTTGGCACCTACGTTCCGGATGTCACATTATCGCCTCCCTTATGGTCCATGATTGCGGCCCCCACCTTTGCCTTCCTTTCGGGAATCATTTTTGGATTAATGCCGGCGCGACGGGCCGCAGATCTCGATCCAGTAGACGCATTGGCAGGGAGGTAGGCTCATGGCGACGCGTGATTTTCTTCGACTGGTCCTGCGCTCTCTGCTCTCGCACCGCTTGCGAGGTGGTTTGACCGCGCTGGGGATCGGCATCGGGATTGCTGCCGTGGTCATGCTGACTTCGCTGGGCTCCGGCGTTCAGAAATTCATGGTCGAGGAGTTCTCGCAATTCGGAACCACCATCATTGCGATCAACCCGGGTCGGACGCATACATCGGGGGGGCCGGCCGGTCTCTTTGGGTCAACGCGGCCCTTGACGCTCGAGGACGCCGAAGCACTAAAGCGCGTGCCTCATGTGATCGGGGTTGTGCCGTTTGTGATGGGCAATGCGGAGGTTGAGGCCGGCACGCGGCAGCGTCGGACCGCAGTTCACGGCGTGGGTTCGGATTTCCATACCGTGTTCTCCATGAACATCCAGATCGGACAACCTTTACCTGACGATAGTGGGTCGGGAGCCCGACCAGTGGCGGTTCTCGGGTCGACATTGCGCAAGGAATTGTTTCCCGAAGGTCCGGTGCTGGGCCAGAGAGTGCGGGTCGCCAGCGAAGCGTATAGGGTCGTCGGGGTGATGGAGTCCAAGGGCCAGATGTTGGGGTTTGATTTCGATGACGGAATCTACATCCCGACCGCTCGTGCGCTCAGTCTCTTCGACAAGCGGGGCTTGATGGAGATTGATTTATTCTACGAAGAGGGAGCTTCCGCCAAAGAGGTTGCGGATGCGGCCGAACGAATCCTGGTGGCCCGACATGGCCAGGCTGATTTCACCGTGACGAGCCAGGAAGATATGCTGAAGGTTCTGGACGGAATCATGGGCGTTCTGACCTCGGCGGTCGCGGCATTGGGCGGCATTTCACTATTCGTCGGCGCGGTCGGCATCCTGACAATCATGACGATTGCCGTTCGCGAACGACAGGGCGAGGTTGGGTTGTTGCGAGCCCTTGGGGCGAGCACTCAACAGGTCCTGCTGCTCTTTCTTGCGGAGGCTGTCGTGCTCTCCTCGTTGGGAGGCTTCGCCGGGCTGCTGGTCGGGATCGGAGGCGCATGGTTGGTCCATTGGGTCTTTCCGATCGTTCCGGTCAACACACCATGGGCCTACGTATTTGCTGCCGAGTTCTTGTCGGCGGTAATCGGCCTTGCCTGCGGGGTGCTCCCGGCACTCCGCGCCGCCGCGCTCGACCCTGTCGTTGCGCTGCGGGCGGAGTAGGGACACTCTTAAACGATTTTGGTTACCACGGTCTCTTTGAAGCGTGTATAGGGCGGGTAGGCGATCTTCGGATCGATCCGTGTCGTTTTGTCGACGACGGCCTTTCGATGACTGAAAGTCTCAAAAGTACCACGGCCATGGTAGGCCCCCATGCCGCTCGCACCGACGCCGCCAAAGGGCAGGTGGGGGTTGGCCACATGCCAGATCGCAGTGTTCACGCAGGCGCCGCCGGAACTCGTTTCCATCAACACCCGATCGGCGATCCCGCTGTCCTGCGTGAAGACATATAGGGCGAGCGGCTTTTCGCGCTCGTTGACGAATTCGATCGCTTCCTCGAGGTTTTCGACGGGCAGGATAGGAAGGATCGGGCCGAAGATCTCCTCTTTCATCACTCTGGACTCGGGATCCGGGCGGCGGACCAGCGTTGGTGCCAGGTAGCGCTCGTCTTCGACGCCATTGCCGCCGGTCACGACATCCTGTCCCTCGAGCAGGGACGTCAGGCGTTGGTGATGTCGGGTGCTTGCGAGTCTGGCGAAGTCGGCGGATTGATGGGGGTCCTTGCCGTAGAACTCGTCGATCACGGCCTGCAGCTTTTCGATGAGAGCCGCCTCGTGGGTGGCATCCACCAGAACATAATCGGGTGCGACGCAGGTCTGGCCGGCGTTCAGGAATTTACCCCAGGCGATTCGGTAAGCGGCTACCCCGATGTCCGCATCCTTGGCGACGATCACCGGGCTTTTCCCGCCCAGTTCCAAAGTCACTGGCGTGAGGTGCTTGGCCGCGGCCTCCATGACCACGCGAGCGACGGTTCCGTTGCCGGTGTAGAAAATATGATCAAAGCGTTCATTCAGAAGCGCCGTTGTTTCAGGAATCGCGCCTTCGACCAAGGCTACGGCCTTCGGATCAAGGTATTTGCGGACGAGTTTCGCAAGCAGCGTCGAGGTGTGGACGGTGATTTCAGAGGGTTTGAGGACGGCGCAATTACCGGCAGCAATGGCCCCGACCAGAGGGCTGAGCAGAAGTTGGACCGGGTAGTTCCACGGGGCAATGATCAGGACCACACCAAGCGGTTCACGGATGATTTTCGATTGCGCCGGCTGTTGCGCCATCGGAGTGGTGACTTTTTCCGGCCGAGTCCAGCTGGAAAGATTTTTCAGCACGAGATCGATTTCGGTGACGACGATGGCAACATCGCTCACGTATGACTCGACGTTGGGCTTTCCGAGGTCCTTGACGAGGGCCTCCTGAATTTCGGGAGTGTTCTCCGTGAATAGATCGCGAAGTTTTCCCAACTCGCGTCGCCGCCATTCGAGGGTCTTGGTGTGCCCATCCCGAAAATTCGAACGAAGGTCGTTCACGACTCCGGGAATGGTCGAAACATCGGTGTGTGGGCCGATGGGATTCTGTGCTGTGCCTGTGCTCATGATGGTTTCTCCTCGCCTGCGGTAGGCCTCACGGATTCACTACTCTGGCACACTGCTTAACCCCGCGGACACGCCCCGTCGACCTCGTCGAAACGTTGGCCCGGGCCGAAACGTAGAACAACGTTATTTTCCGCTGCCCTCATCGACAACATACCCCAATGCCTCGAGTTGGCGGCGGGTGCGTTCATCGATGGCCAGCGGCGGTGTCGGAATATCTGCGGGAGCGGTTCCACCGGCGAGGCGCGTCTGCAGCGCGCTCAGTTGCTGTCGCATTTCGTCGAGTTTCCCGGTTTCGACAGAGGCGAGGTCCGTCTGCTCGCCGGGGTCCTTGTCGAGGCGATACAGGGTGTAGCTGGCATTCTCTTCCCTCCACCCGTCCGGTGCGCGGTTGATATGTCGGATAATCTTCCAGGGGCCCTGACGGAGAGACTGCATTCGAAAATCTGGCTTGATTTCTTCGGCAAAGATCGGGGAACCGGGCGTTGCAGGTTTCTCGCTCGCCCGGGGCGCTGCATTACGTCCTTCGCCCTTCTTCGGAGCGGCCAGCCCGGCTTGCGCCAGAATCGTGGGCATCACATCGACTAGAGAGGTCGGCTTGTCGATCGTATGAGTGTCGATGCCCGGTCCATGGACGATAAACGGAACGTGTAGCTGATGTTCGTAAAGTCGCATCCCATGTTCCCACCCGCCGTGTTCCAGAAATTCGTCGCCGTGGTCGGAGACGACGACGATCAGCGTGTTTTGCAGCAAGTCCCTGTCCCGCATAGCCTTGAGCAGTCTGCCGAAACTTGCGTCCTGGTACCGGATGTCTTCGTCGTAAAGACCGACGACAAAGTTGAAATCCTCGGGCGACAAGGATGTTTTTTTGAGATTACGTGCCACCGTCTTTTTCGGGTCAATGGAGCCCTGATAATCAGCGTCTGTATAGCGATGGCGGGACTCCTCTGGCGGATCATAGGGGGAATGCGGGTCCACCGCATGGACGTAGAGGAAGAAGCGCTCGCCCTTCAGGCGGTCGAGGTTGGGGAAAATCTTCTCGTGGATTTCGATTGTATGAGCATGGTTGTCGAGCTTCTTTCCGCGGATCGTCACAAATTGATCGAAGCCCTGATCAAACCGGAAAGCAGGCTCAAATACATTGCCATTGGCGACGTAGGCGTATGTCGCCCAGCCGCCCCGTCGGAGAATCTCGGCTAGAGTTTCCACCTCGAGATCCAATCCTCTATTAAGGACAGCCTGATTTTGAGTGGGGTAGAGCGACGTCAAAATGCTCGCCGTTGACGCGCGCGTGCGTGGGGCGGTGCTCGTGGCCCTTGTGAAGTTCCAGCCGGTCTTGGCCAGGGCGGCGAGGTTTGGCGTGGTGTCTCTGTGGTACCCCAAAGCGGAGGTATGATCCGCTCTGAGTGTATCCATGAGGTAGAGCAGAATATTCGGTGGCTGGGGCTCGGCGGTTTTCGAATGCAGGATCAGGCGGGGTGCGGCGATCGCAAGAGCATCGACGTCGAGGCTCCCGGGCTGCTGCTTCACGCGAAACGTCAGAACCTGTTTGCCTGAGTGGCGGATCGGAACGGTGATCTCGGTCCATGGTTTTGTCGGTGGTGGCGTCTTGAATGTTTGCGCGAACGTGCCTTCGGGGTGCTCGACACGGACCTCGAGTTGCAGTCGATTGGAGCGGCTGAGGGGCCGATCGAGGGCGAAGCGGATTTCATCACCGGAGTTCGCTTCGATGGAGATGCGGGATTCGTCGCCGGGAGCCATGATGAAGGATTGGCGACGGTTGGAGCGCTTCGCGATGATACGGCAGTTTTTGCCCAGTTCGGGGGTGCAGTCGAAATGAGATTTCACGGCGGCCGGTTTCGGTTCGGGTATTGAAATTGTTGCCAATATCGGCAGAAGGTCCCGGGACATGCTCTGCCTCGCGGCGCCCACGCCGCCCGCGCTGAGGAGCAGCAAAAGACCACTCATCGCAACCATGGACGTTGTTCGGAGGCTGTGCCGGTGCGGGGAAAGCTTCATGCCGTCATCCTTGCGGTAAAATGTGGTTGGCTTCAAGCGCCGAATTCTCCGGGAGCCACCCAACGACTGAAGCTCCAGCGGTGGCCAAAATCATCAGCGGCGTATTCGCTTCGTGGCGATCCGAAGTGGCGGCGCAGACCGGCGGGGGATTCCACCGTACCTGCATTCAACGAGTCGGGAAGCTCGAAACCATGGCACCACGAGAGCATCAACTCGTCTACGCGGATGCTGTCCTGATAGAACTCCGCTGCAGTCGATGGCCCGCACTCCAGTGTGATGGTCCGCATTTTTGCGGAGAACAGTTGGTCGACGAGTGCCTTGGGAGAGTCTCCGGGTAGCTTGCGGTGCCGGATTCCGAGTCTGTGGACCTCGCGCATGAATTGGGGGGTTGTGGCCGACCCGGTTGCCAGGGTTGCCCCCGGTTGCTGCAGCGCGGGATGGTCGAAGGGTATTGCTTGGCCTCGACTGATAAAAATGATCTCCGGCGGATCTGTTTTGCCCAGAACTTCCTGGCGCCAGACCGTCGCGGGTGGAGAGATCCCATGCTGGAGATCTGGTTCGCTGCGCAAGATAGCCCCACTTGTCAGGATGATATCCGCCCGAGCACGCGCGATCTCCAGACTGAATTGATCCGTCCCGCTGGTTGGCGTTTGCGGCGTGATTCGCATCGCGCCGAGGCTTCCATCGATGCGACTGGCGACAGCCATGACATGGAGGAGGCCGGCCGGTTTTTCGAGAGGGTCGCGCCAGATGTGCCGGATCCGTTCGGAGACAGGACAACCGATTTCCGAAGTTGGCGCCACTCAGACCAGCTTGTCGATAACCTGGTCGCGAAACCGATTCATGCTGTCTATTTTTCCCTGCAGGTCGGTTTCCTCGATGCCTTCGAGCATCCACGGTTTTGTTTGCACGTGAGTTACGCCGACGTCTTCGAGACGTCGATAGGCATCGACGTCGAAAGCATCAACGGCTGCGGCGAAGACGTACAGAGGATCATTCGCTCTGGATGTGTCCGCACGCAGTTCGCGAATTCGAGCAATGATGGCACGCAGTTCTTCGGTCGTATGAATATCGGAGATCCAGCCATCGGAGTGCCGTGCCGTGCGCCGCAAGGCCGCCTCCGAGAGACCGCCGACGAGAACAGGAACTCGGCCGGGCGCCGGTGTCAGCTCGACGCGGGGGAAGTCATAGAATTTCCCGTGATGTTCGACCCACCCACCAGCCCAGAGTTTCTGGAGGACTTCGAGCATTTCATCGGTCCGCTTGCCGCGGGTATGAAAATCTTCATCCATTAATTGGAACTCTTCCTTCATCCATCCCACACCGATCCCGAGTGTGAGTCGACCATTGGAAAGAGCGGCCGCCGTTCCCACTGATTTGGCGACGGAGAAAAGCCGACGTGCGGGTAGAATATAGATCCCCGTGACAAAGCGGATCGTTTCAGTTGCAGCGGCCATGGCACCAACGGCGACCATCGGATCAGGCCAGTTGGTGAACGGCTCCCAGCGCAGGCCCCCATCGGGTGTGTAGGGGTATGGGGATTCGATTTTCTCGGGGTGCGCGATATGGTCAGAGACCGCCATATACCGGAATCCGGCCGCCTCGGCGGCTTTGGCGACTGGAACGTAATGCTCGATCGGCTGGAAGGCGCCGGACACACAAAAATGCAACATCGAAATTCTCCTGAGGCTCTTTGCGAGCCTTTTCGTAACGAAGTTTTCTTTTCACAAAGATCGCCGGGTTGACCTCGGCCTACCAAAAGACTTACCACCTCCGCAGATGAGCGCAGCCCACAAAGACGAAAAGACGGTCGATTCCAAGTCGGCAAAAATGGCCTACGGCATCCATATGCCGATAGCACAGCAGAGCCCCACCTTTGTTCAACCCTGGGAGGCGTCCTGTGGTCCGGAAGAGATGCGGCAGATCGCAATGCGATGCGATGCGCGAGGTTTTCTCTATCTCGCTGTCTCCGACCATGTCGGCGTTCCGCGAGATCTGGTCCCCCATATGTCGGCCACATGGTACGATCCGGTGGCGACGCTGGCCTGGTTAGGCTCGGCGACATGCAGGGTCCGCTTGATGGCCTACGTCTCTGTTTTGCCCTATCGGCATCCACTGCAGACAGCCAAATCCTACGCGACCCTGGATTGCCTGACCGGCGGTCGGGTCATTCTCGGGGTCGGGGCCGGGCACGCACAAAAGGAATTCGAAGCCCTGGGGCTCGACTTCTCGAAGCGTGGCAAGATGCTCGAAGAGGCGATCGGTTGCGTTGAGCAGGCTTTTCGTGAGGACTACCCGGAGCACGACGGCGAGTTCTGGTCGTACAAGGATCTGGGCCAGCAACCGCGGCCGGTTCAGGTGGACGGACCGCCGATCTGGGTTGGCGGTTCGAGCCGCGCCGCCATGCGACGTGCAGCCGAACTCGCCGATGGATGGCTCCCCCAAGGGCCACCTGCCGTGGGGATGGCGAATGCCATTGAATTTCTTCATGAACGCCGTGCGAATTCCAACAGGACCAAGCCACTGGAAATTGGTGGGATGGCTCTGGATGCCTACGTCGGGGAACCCTCGCACGCGGTCGCGGATAAAGTTCTCACGGGTCGCCCGGAGCGAATGGCTGAATTCATGCACGAAAACGCGCGGGCGGGATGCACGCATATGGGCATTCGCCTGCATGTTCGTGATGCTGACGAAATGCTCGATCAAATCGATGCTTTTTCCGAAGAGGTGGCCGTTCTGCTCTGAGGCTATTCAGGCCCGCCCGAGCAGCTGGTTTCCGGCATGGCATGCTTCGATGAGGCGTGCCTGCTCTTCCTCCGGAAGCGTGGGGAGGCGCGGCGGCGGCAGCTGGCGCACCAGTGCTGCGGACTTTGCGATCCACTCGCGGTCGGGCAGCTCGAAAAACGCCGACAACTTCTTCAAAGTGGTCGTGGGCTCGGTGATCAGATCCTCGAAGCGAATTTCCATATATTGATTCGCGTCGAGGAATTGCAGCTGACGAAATCCGCGCGTCAACTGGTCACTCCAGAACCGACCAAAATAGGCAGCATCCGGAGAACTCTCCAGAATTTTACGGACCGGGTCTTCTGCATTTTTCGGTGGCGTTCGATGGGCGATTGCTGTGGCAATATCGACATCGGGATGAAGCCCGTGGACAAGGGAGATGGCGAGCCGAAAGGCATGGTGCTCCCGCATCGAGAGGGCCGCTTCCTCTCCGGATCGGTGAATATGGAGAAAGCGTGCACCGGGGAATGTCTGCGCGAGATCGGCAATATAATCGATTGAAGATCCCGAACGTTCATTCCAGATCGTCTTCCCGCAAACCTCGGCGAGCCACGCAAAGAGCTTCCGGTAATGCTCTCCCAGAGTTTGGCCGGGCTGTTTTCGCGCAAACGCTTCGGTCCGGTCGAGAAGTGTATCGGGATCGTTGTCGAGTCGACCGAGAGTCGTCACCAAAAGCCAGGGGATATCATCGGTTCGTTGGAAGCGATCGTTTGCGCGAAAAGGGTAGGTGATTTCTTCGACCGGATAGCCTCGACTGGTGATCATGGTGATAAAGGGATGGGGTTGAGAGATGATCTCCCAGAACTCCGCTCCCGAGACGGCTGAGCGGGAAAACCGCCGAGCGCCGTCGAGTCCATTGAAGAATTCGAAAATACTCAGCAGATCGGGATGTTCGGCGAGCATCCGTGAGAGCAAGGTTGAGCCGCAACGACCCGTTCCGACCACAAATCGATCCATAGGAGAGTCCCTATCAGATTTACAAAAATTGGAAATCTCGGGGCTGTGGAGCCGATTGGAATCAGAGTTGGGCGACGCGGCGGTCGAGGCGTCGCCAGGCAAGCCAGGTTCCGAGAGCGCCGACCAGCACCGAAATGATCAGAGCGCTTGCCAGCGGCGTGAGGAAGTCGAGGAGACTTTCGTGGACGGCGCTCCAGGGGAGCGATGTCCGCACGATAGCGACGGGCTTTCCTGCATCATCGAGCATTGGCCGCGCGTAGTAGACGACGCGAGATTTCTGGACCGTGCTGTCCCGAACGGCAGAGCCCTCACCGGTCTGCAGGGCTTCGCGGATTTCGCGCCGGTTGCCGTGATTTTCCATTTTCCCGGGGTCGCCGTGGGAATCTCCGAGCACGCGTCCATCGGTATCGAGAACGGTCAGCCGCATATCCTTTCCGGCAGCGATCTCGTCCAGAATCGGGTCCACTATTTCGGGTTCCAGAGAGCCGGCTTCGCGCAGGGCGGCCATCGCGAGCGGGTTGACGTCGCGCAGCCGCAGGGCGGTCTCTTCGTGGTAGAATTCGTCGAGTTCGCCCCAGGCAAAAACGCCCAAAATCAGCGCAATCACGATCTGGAGCACGATCAGGCCTGCACCCGTGCGTCGCGCGGCATGGCGCGCTTTTTCGCGGGCTCCGCGGGCGGAGCTCAGCCTGGCCTGAAGCACGCCCT includes the following:
- a CDS encoding TIGR03619 family F420-dependent LLM class oxidoreductase, with the translated sequence MSAAHKDEKTVDSKSAKMAYGIHMPIAQQSPTFVQPWEASCGPEEMRQIAMRCDARGFLYLAVSDHVGVPRDLVPHMSATWYDPVATLAWLGSATCRVRLMAYVSVLPYRHPLQTAKSYATLDCLTGGRVILGVGAGHAQKEFEALGLDFSKRGKMLEEAIGCVEQAFREDYPEHDGEFWSYKDLGQQPRPVQVDGPPIWVGGSSRAAMRRAAELADGWLPQGPPAVGMANAIEFLHERRANSNRTKPLEIGGMALDAYVGEPSHAVADKVLTGRPERMAEFMHENARAGCTHMGIRLHVRDADEMLDQIDAFSEEVAVLL
- a CDS encoding TIGR03619 family F420-dependent LLM class oxidoreductase, whose protein sequence is MLHFCVSGAFQPIEHYVPVAKAAEAAGFRYMAVSDHIAHPEKIESPYPYTPDGGLRWEPFTNWPDPMVAVGAMAAATETIRFVTGIYILPARRLFSVAKSVGTAAALSNGRLTLGIGVGWMKEEFQLMDEDFHTRGKRTDEMLEVLQKLWAGGWVEHHGKFYDFPRVELTPAPGRVPVLVGGLSEAALRRTARHSDGWISDIHTTEELRAIIARIRELRADTSRANDPLYVFAAAVDAFDVDAYRRLEDVGVTHVQTKPWMLEGIEETDLQGKIDSMNRFRDQVIDKLV
- a CDS encoding dihydrofolate reductase family protein, with product MAPTSEIGCPVSERIRHIWRDPLEKPAGLLHVMAVASRIDGSLGAMRITPQTPTSGTDQFSLEIARARADIILTSGAILRSEPDLQHGISPPATVWRQEVLGKTDPPEIIFISRGQAIPFDHPALQQPGATLATGSATTPQFMREVHRLGIRHRKLPGDSPKALVDQLFSAKMRTITLECGPSTAAEFYQDSIRVDELMLSWCHGFELPDSLNAGTVESPAGLRRHFGSPRSEYAADDFGHRWSFSRWVAPGEFGA
- a CDS encoding sulfotransferase, with product MDRFVVGTGRCGSTLLSRMLAEHPDLLSIFEFFNGLDGARRFSRSAVSGAEFWEIISQPHPFITMITSRGYPVEEITYPFRANDRFQRTDDIPWLLVTTLGRLDNDPDTLLDRTEAFARKQPGQTLGEHYRKLFAWLAEVCGKTIWNERSGSSIDYIADLAQTFPGARFLHIHRSGEEAALSMREHHAFRLAISLVHGLHPDVDIATAIAHRTPPKNAEDPVRKILESSPDAAYFGRFWSDQLTRGFRQLQFLDANQYMEIRFEDLITEPTTTLKKLSAFFELPDREWIAKSAALVRQLPPPRLPTLPEEEQARLIEACHAGNQLLGRA
- a CDS encoding ABC transporter permease gives rise to the protein MATRDFLRLVLRSLLSHRLRGGLTALGIGIGIAAVVMLTSLGSGVQKFMVEEFSQFGTTIIAINPGRTHTSGGPAGLFGSTRPLTLEDAEALKRVPHVIGVVPFVMGNAEVEAGTRQRRTAVHGVGSDFHTVFSMNIQIGQPLPDDSGSGARPVAVLGSTLRKELFPEGPVLGQRVRVASEAYRVVGVMESKGQMLGFDFDDGIYIPTARALSLFDKRGLMEIDLFYEEGASAKEVADAAERILVARHGQADFTVTSQEDMLKVLDGIMGVLTSAVAALGGISLFVGAVGILTIMTIAVRERQGEVGLLRALGASTQQVLLLFLAEAVVLSSLGGFAGLLVGIGGAWLVHWVFPIVPVNTPWAYVFAAEFLSAVIGLACGVLPALRAAALDPVVALRAE
- a CDS encoding sulfatase, coding for MKLSPHRHSLRTTSMVAMSGLLLLLSAGGVGAARQSMSRDLLPILATISIPEPKPAAVKSHFDCTPELGKNCRIIAKRSNRRQSFIMAPGDESRISIEANSGDEIRFALDRPLSRSNRLQLEVRVEHPEGTFAQTFKTPPPTKPWTEITVPIRHSGKQVLTFRVKQQPGSLDVDALAIAAPRLILHSKTAEPQPPNILLYLMDTLRADHTSALGYHRDTTPNLAALAKTGWNFTRATSTAPRTRASTASILTSLYPTQNQAVLNRGLDLEVETLAEILRRGGWATYAYVANGNVFEPAFRFDQGFDQFVTIRGKKLDNHAHTIEIHEKIFPNLDRLKGERFFLYVHAVDPHSPYDPPEESRHRYTDADYQGSIDPKKTVARNLKKTSLSPEDFNFVVGLYDEDIRYQDASFGRLLKAMRDRDLLQNTLIVVVSDHGDEFLEHGGWEHGMRLYEHQLHVPFIVHGPGIDTHTIDKPTSLVDVMPTILAQAGLAAPKKGEGRNAAPRASEKPATPGSPIFAEEIKPDFRMQSLRQGPWKIIRHINRAPDGWREENASYTLYRLDKDPGEQTDLASVETGKLDEMRQQLSALQTRLAGGTAPADIPTPPLAIDERTRRQLEALGYVVDEGSGK
- a CDS encoding aldehyde dehydrogenase family protein, whose amino-acid sequence is MSTGTAQNPIGPHTDVSTIPGVVNDLRSNFRDGHTKTLEWRRRELGKLRDLFTENTPEIQEALVKDLGKPNVESYVSDVAIVVTEIDLVLKNLSSWTRPEKVTTPMAQQPAQSKIIREPLGVVLIIAPWNYPVQLLLSPLVGAIAAGNCAVLKPSEITVHTSTLLAKLVRKYLDPKAVALVEGAIPETTALLNERFDHIFYTGNGTVARVVMEAAAKHLTPVTLELGGKSPVIVAKDADIGVAAYRIAWGKFLNAGQTCVAPDYVLVDATHEAALIEKLQAVIDEFYGKDPHQSADFARLASTRHHQRLTSLLEGQDVVTGGNGVEDERYLAPTLVRRPDPESRVMKEEIFGPILPILPVENLEEAIEFVNEREKPLALYVFTQDSGIADRVLMETSSGGACVNTAIWHVANPHLPFGGVGASGMGAYHGRGTFETFSHRKAVVDKTTRIDPKIAYPPYTRFKETVVTKIV